The following coding sequences are from one Lolium rigidum isolate FL_2022 chromosome 6, APGP_CSIRO_Lrig_0.1, whole genome shotgun sequence window:
- the LOC124663395 gene encoding protein Rf1, mitochondrial-like: protein MSRLHSSAPMLLLRRRSSSTSTSLPSHRAPHVALAAATERARFGTLSPEEAHELFDELLQQATPVPERALNGFLAALARAPAPATCSDGLSLVVALFSRMSRGHGPPVASPTVHTYSILLDCCCRARQPDLALAFFGCFLRAGFKGDEVIINTLLKVLCHAKRTDEAADVLLHRITHLGCVPNAISYNTVIKGLCDGSRSQHALELLRMMAKQEAGCSPDVVSYTTVIPGFLKEGKFSMASNLFHEMVQQGVVPDVVTYNSMIDVLCKRGRSKEARQILDCAILKSLKPNIVTYSTMLHGILIYAHAKCGLVDEAFLIFEDIQKQGMKPNVVTYSAMIDAFCGKGRMNDAIEQFNQMIDMGVRPDVQTYRCLIQGYCTHGHLGRAKELVYEMMEKSIGCPGVVFFNSIMNNLCKEGRVTDAQDIFDFMKHIGEKPNVITFNSLIDGYCLVGKMQIASSLEYMMIWYRLALSLMQLRTIHLLMDTLKLEWWMLR, encoded by the exons ATGTCTCGCCTCCACTCGTCCGCTCCGAtgctccttctccgccgccggtcCTCCTCCACATCCACCTCGCTGCCCTCACACCGGGCTCCCCACGTCGCCCTTGCCGCGGCCACGGAGCGAGCCCGCTTCGGGACCCTCAGCCCTGAGGAAGCACACGAACTGTTCGACGAATTGCTGCAGCAGGCCACTCCAGTCCCGGAGCGCGCCCTCAACGGCTTTCTCGCCGCCCTAGCCCGCGCGCCggcccccgccacctgcagcgacGGCCTCTCGCTTGTCGTCGCCCTCTTCAGCCGCATGTCCCGAGGCCATGGCCCGCCTGTGGCATCGCCCACAGTCCACACGTACAGCATCCTACTCGACTGCTGTTGCCGCGCGCGGCAGCCAGACTTAGCGCTCGCCTTCTTCGGCTGCTTCCTCAGGGCGGGCTTCAAGGGAGACGAAGTTATCATCAACACCCTCCTCAAGGTCCTTTGCCACGCAAAGCGGACAGATGAGGCTGCGGACGTGCTGCTTCACAGGATAACGCATCTGGGCTGCGTGCCTAATGCCATCTCATACAACACAGTTATCAAGGGCTTATGTGATGGTAGCAGGAGCCAGCATGCACTCGAGCTACTCCGGATGATGGCAAAACAAGAAGCTGGCTGCTCCCCTGACGTGGTGTCATATACCACGGTTATCCCCGGATTCTTAAAGGAGGGTAAATTCAGCATGGCAAGCAACCTATTCCATGAAATGGTACAACAGGGTGTTGTTCCTGATGTGGTGACATATAACTCGATGATTGATGTGTTGTGCAAGCGTGGAAGAAGCAAAGAAGCAAGACAGATTCTGGATTGCGCGATTCTGAAGAGCCTCAAACCTAATATCGTGACATACTCTACCATGCTGCATGG CATATTGATTTATGCACATGCTAAGTGTGGATTGGTGGATGAGGCCTTTCTTATCTTTGAAGACATACAGAAACAGGGAATGAAACCGAATGTTGTAACATATTCAGCCATGATAGATGCGTTTTGCGGAAAGGGTAGGATGAATGATGCTATTGAACAATTCAACCAGATGATTGATATGGGGGTACGGCCAGATGTACAGACTTATAGGTGCCTGATTCAGGGTTATTGTACACATGGTCATTTAGGAAGAGCTAAAGAACTGGTTTATGAAATGATGGAAAAAAGCATTGGTTGTCCTGGCGTTGTGTTCTTTAACTCGATAATGAACAACCTATGCAAAGAAGGAAGGGTGACAGATGCACAAGATATCTTTGACTTTATGAAGCATATAGGTGAGAAGCCCAATGTTATCACATTTAATTCACTGATTGATGGATACTGCTTAGTTGGCAAGATGCAGATAGCATCTAGTCTAGAGTACATGATGATATGGTATCGGTTGGCATTGAGCCTGATGCAATTACGTACAATACACTTATTGATGGATACTTTAAAGCTGGAATGGTGGATGCTGCGTTGA